One Chroicocephalus ridibundus chromosome 26, bChrRid1.1, whole genome shotgun sequence genomic region harbors:
- the PPP1R13L gene encoding relA-associated inhibitor isoform X1 → MASERLRSAQDLLDLTFQSLAMQHMDLKQVELDTAVAKVDELSRQLESLWTDGPGPPKVPPSPCQEPYSPSRTRSPLGRRSLAPESPELLGDPLGRPGSPRTPHYLPGEDRAPSPRPKVLAVPYEGLALPSPGGRAPSPRPHRPYEFLGLGGSPRPGEGPVFFPERAPSPRPPAPPPYEVHGLYPSISSPTVTFRAQDDLMIKRRPQKSWNESDLDVAYEKKPPSSGGYDRTGEGQPGPRPSLGLALAPWRESSLDGAGGQGKDGAYGGHSATLPRNYKVSPLAGDRRAEGPFRRSGPGTLPRGWHFSQQPISRIPVPPQGGQPPRHKPLPLSMIFKLQNAFWEQGVGGPWGLPRVPSAGPRVPQKQPQLPALPQAPPPLPGGEGSGRLAPSETVPPEGEPELERLLQGGEAEGLERPLSPTRLQPLLPPEAQQVPEFEEVARVLAEMPRPLKRRGSMEQSPGPALPPTRTRQYQQLITRLLHRPPRRDEPPAPSDTGASSDLPPPTPVAPEARPPRHSPPPQSPSSPALAPERRSALRDPSSPRRRPGARVRLNPLVLLLDAALTGELDVVQQAVAELNDPSQPNDEGITALHNAICGANYSIVDFLIASGANVNSPDSHGWTPLHCAASCNDTGVCVALVRHGAAIFATTTSDGSLAVEKCDPYREGYADCYNYLTEVEQSMGVLNSGVVYALWDYSAEFGDELSFREGEPVTVLRRQPQEELDWWWGSLYGHEGYVPRNYFGLFPRVRPQRKKV, encoded by the exons ATGGCGAGCGAGCGGCTGCGCAGCGCCCAGGACCTGCTGGATCTCACCTTCCAGT ccctggccaTGCAACACATGGACCTGAAGCAGGTGGAGCTGGACACGGCGGTGGCCAAGGTGGACGAGCTCTCCCGGCAGCTCGAGTCCCTCTGGACTGACGGCCCCGGGCCCCCCAAG gtgcccccctccccctgccaggaGCCGTACAGCCCCAGCCGGACCCGCTCACCCCTTGGCCGGAGGAGCCTGGCACCGGAGAGCCCCGAGCTATTGGGAGACCCGCTGGGGCGCCCTGGCTCCCCCCGGACCCCCCATTACCTGCCGGGGGAGGATCGGGCCCCCTCACCCCGTCCCAAGGTGCTGGCGGTGCCCTATGAGGGGCTGGCGTTGCCCAGCCCGGGGGGCCGAGCcccctccccacgtccccatcgCCCCTATGAGTTCCTGGGGCTCGGGGGGTCCCCCCGGCCGGGTGAGGGACCCGTGTTCTTCCCCGAGCGGGCGCCCTCGCCCCGGCCCCCTGCGCCTCCACCCTACGAGGTGCACGGGCTCTACCCCTCCATCAGTAGCCCCACCGTCACCTTCCGGGCACAGG atgACCTTATGATCAAGCGGCGGCCACAGAAAAGCTGGAACGAGTCCGACCTGGACGTGGCCTACGAGAAGAAACCCCCCAGCTCGGGGGGCTACGACc GCACCGGCgaggggcagccggggccgcGGCCGTCCCTGGGGCTGGCGCTGGCACCTTGGAGGGAGTCGAGCCTGGACGGAGCCGGAGGGCAGGGCAAG GATGGTGCCTATGGGGGGCACAGCGCCACGTTGCCCCGGAACTACAAGGTGTCCCCGCTGGCGGGCGATCGGCGGGCGGAGGGACCCTTCCGACGTTCGGGCCCTGGCACCCTGCCCCGCGGCTGGCACTTCTCCCAGCAACCCATCTCCCGCATCCCCGTACCCCCCCAGGGCGGGCAACCCCCCCGCCACAagcccctgcccctctccatGATCTTCaagctgcaaaatgctttttggGAGCAGGGGGTCGGTGGTCCCTGGGGGCTTCCCCGGGTCCCCTCTGCCGGCCCCCGCGTGCCCCAaaagcagccccagctcccggcGCTGCCCCAGGCCCCCCCGCCGCTGCCTGGGGGTGAAG GATCCGGCCGCCTTGCACCCTCCGAGACCGTCCCGCCGGAGGGAGAGCCGGAGTTGgagcggctgctgcaggggggggaggcggaggggctggagcggcCGCTCAGCCCCACTCGGCTCCAGCCACTGCTGCCCCCCGAGGCCCAGCAGGTCCCCGAGTTCGAGGAGGTGGCGCGGGTGCTGGCCGAGATGCCGCGACCCCTCAAACGCCGCGGCTCCATGGAGCAGAgcccggggccggcgctgccACCCACTCGCACCCGCCAGTACCAGCAGCTCATCACCCGCCTCCTGCACCGTCCGCCCCGCCGCGAcgagccccccgcccccagtgACACCGGCGCCTCGTCCGACCTGCCACCCCCCACTCCGGTGGCCCCTGAGGCCCGGCCACCCCGCCACAGCCCCCCGCCGCagtcccccagcagccctgcgctCGCCCCG GAGCGGCGCTCGGCCCTGCGCGACCCCTCCTCGCCCCGCAGGCGCCCCGGGGCCCGCGTGCGCCTCAAccccctggtgctgctgctggatgcGGCCCTGACCGGGGAGCTGGACGTGGTGCAGCAGGCGGTGGCTGAG CTGAACGACCCCAGCCAACCCAACGACGAGGGCATCACGGCGCTGCACAACGCCATCTGCGGCGCCAACTACAGCATCGTCGACTTCCTCATCGCCAGCGGGGCCAACGTCAACTCCCCCGACAGCCACGGCTG GACGCCGCTGCACTGCGCCGCCTCGTGCAACGACACGGGGGTGTGCGTGGCCCTGGTGCGCCACGGCGCTGCCATCTTCGCCACCACCACCAGCGACGGCAGCCTGGCCGTGGAGAAGTGTGACCCGTACCGCGAGGGTTACGCCGACTGTTACAACTACCTTACTG aggTGGAGCAGAGCATGGGGGTGCTGAACAGCGGGGTGGTGTACGCGCTCTGGGACTACAGCGCCGAGTTCGGGGACGAACTGTCCTTCCGCGAGGGCGAGCCCGTCACCGTCCTGCGCcgccagccccaggaggagctcGACTGGTGGTGGGGGTCCCTCTACGGCCACGAGGGCTACGTCCCCCGCAACTACTTCGGG CTCTTCCCCAGGGTGCGGCCGCAGCGGAAGAAGgtttga
- the PPP1R13L gene encoding relA-associated inhibitor isoform X2, which produces MASERLRSAQDLLDLTFQSLAMQHMDLKQVELDTAVAKVDELSRQLESLWTDGPGPPKEPYSPSRTRSPLGRRSLAPESPELLGDPLGRPGSPRTPHYLPGEDRAPSPRPKVLAVPYEGLALPSPGGRAPSPRPHRPYEFLGLGGSPRPGEGPVFFPERAPSPRPPAPPPYEVHGLYPSISSPTVTFRAQDDLMIKRRPQKSWNESDLDVAYEKKPPSSGGYDRTGEGQPGPRPSLGLALAPWRESSLDGAGGQGKDGAYGGHSATLPRNYKVSPLAGDRRAEGPFRRSGPGTLPRGWHFSQQPISRIPVPPQGGQPPRHKPLPLSMIFKLQNAFWEQGVGGPWGLPRVPSAGPRVPQKQPQLPALPQAPPPLPGGEGSGRLAPSETVPPEGEPELERLLQGGEAEGLERPLSPTRLQPLLPPEAQQVPEFEEVARVLAEMPRPLKRRGSMEQSPGPALPPTRTRQYQQLITRLLHRPPRRDEPPAPSDTGASSDLPPPTPVAPEARPPRHSPPPQSPSSPALAPERRSALRDPSSPRRRPGARVRLNPLVLLLDAALTGELDVVQQAVAELNDPSQPNDEGITALHNAICGANYSIVDFLIASGANVNSPDSHGWTPLHCAASCNDTGVCVALVRHGAAIFATTTSDGSLAVEKCDPYREGYADCYNYLTEVEQSMGVLNSGVVYALWDYSAEFGDELSFREGEPVTVLRRQPQEELDWWWGSLYGHEGYVPRNYFGLFPRVRPQRKKV; this is translated from the exons ATGGCGAGCGAGCGGCTGCGCAGCGCCCAGGACCTGCTGGATCTCACCTTCCAGT ccctggccaTGCAACACATGGACCTGAAGCAGGTGGAGCTGGACACGGCGGTGGCCAAGGTGGACGAGCTCTCCCGGCAGCTCGAGTCCCTCTGGACTGACGGCCCCGGGCCCCCCAAG gaGCCGTACAGCCCCAGCCGGACCCGCTCACCCCTTGGCCGGAGGAGCCTGGCACCGGAGAGCCCCGAGCTATTGGGAGACCCGCTGGGGCGCCCTGGCTCCCCCCGGACCCCCCATTACCTGCCGGGGGAGGATCGGGCCCCCTCACCCCGTCCCAAGGTGCTGGCGGTGCCCTATGAGGGGCTGGCGTTGCCCAGCCCGGGGGGCCGAGCcccctccccacgtccccatcgCCCCTATGAGTTCCTGGGGCTCGGGGGGTCCCCCCGGCCGGGTGAGGGACCCGTGTTCTTCCCCGAGCGGGCGCCCTCGCCCCGGCCCCCTGCGCCTCCACCCTACGAGGTGCACGGGCTCTACCCCTCCATCAGTAGCCCCACCGTCACCTTCCGGGCACAGG atgACCTTATGATCAAGCGGCGGCCACAGAAAAGCTGGAACGAGTCCGACCTGGACGTGGCCTACGAGAAGAAACCCCCCAGCTCGGGGGGCTACGACc GCACCGGCgaggggcagccggggccgcGGCCGTCCCTGGGGCTGGCGCTGGCACCTTGGAGGGAGTCGAGCCTGGACGGAGCCGGAGGGCAGGGCAAG GATGGTGCCTATGGGGGGCACAGCGCCACGTTGCCCCGGAACTACAAGGTGTCCCCGCTGGCGGGCGATCGGCGGGCGGAGGGACCCTTCCGACGTTCGGGCCCTGGCACCCTGCCCCGCGGCTGGCACTTCTCCCAGCAACCCATCTCCCGCATCCCCGTACCCCCCCAGGGCGGGCAACCCCCCCGCCACAagcccctgcccctctccatGATCTTCaagctgcaaaatgctttttggGAGCAGGGGGTCGGTGGTCCCTGGGGGCTTCCCCGGGTCCCCTCTGCCGGCCCCCGCGTGCCCCAaaagcagccccagctcccggcGCTGCCCCAGGCCCCCCCGCCGCTGCCTGGGGGTGAAG GATCCGGCCGCCTTGCACCCTCCGAGACCGTCCCGCCGGAGGGAGAGCCGGAGTTGgagcggctgctgcaggggggggaggcggaggggctggagcggcCGCTCAGCCCCACTCGGCTCCAGCCACTGCTGCCCCCCGAGGCCCAGCAGGTCCCCGAGTTCGAGGAGGTGGCGCGGGTGCTGGCCGAGATGCCGCGACCCCTCAAACGCCGCGGCTCCATGGAGCAGAgcccggggccggcgctgccACCCACTCGCACCCGCCAGTACCAGCAGCTCATCACCCGCCTCCTGCACCGTCCGCCCCGCCGCGAcgagccccccgcccccagtgACACCGGCGCCTCGTCCGACCTGCCACCCCCCACTCCGGTGGCCCCTGAGGCCCGGCCACCCCGCCACAGCCCCCCGCCGCagtcccccagcagccctgcgctCGCCCCG GAGCGGCGCTCGGCCCTGCGCGACCCCTCCTCGCCCCGCAGGCGCCCCGGGGCCCGCGTGCGCCTCAAccccctggtgctgctgctggatgcGGCCCTGACCGGGGAGCTGGACGTGGTGCAGCAGGCGGTGGCTGAG CTGAACGACCCCAGCCAACCCAACGACGAGGGCATCACGGCGCTGCACAACGCCATCTGCGGCGCCAACTACAGCATCGTCGACTTCCTCATCGCCAGCGGGGCCAACGTCAACTCCCCCGACAGCCACGGCTG GACGCCGCTGCACTGCGCCGCCTCGTGCAACGACACGGGGGTGTGCGTGGCCCTGGTGCGCCACGGCGCTGCCATCTTCGCCACCACCACCAGCGACGGCAGCCTGGCCGTGGAGAAGTGTGACCCGTACCGCGAGGGTTACGCCGACTGTTACAACTACCTTACTG aggTGGAGCAGAGCATGGGGGTGCTGAACAGCGGGGTGGTGTACGCGCTCTGGGACTACAGCGCCGAGTTCGGGGACGAACTGTCCTTCCGCGAGGGCGAGCCCGTCACCGTCCTGCGCcgccagccccaggaggagctcGACTGGTGGTGGGGGTCCCTCTACGGCCACGAGGGCTACGTCCCCCGCAACTACTTCGGG CTCTTCCCCAGGGTGCGGCCGCAGCGGAAGAAGgtttga
- the POLR1G gene encoding DNA-directed RNA polymerase I subunit RPA34 has translation MEGPVRFQCPPEFEAATPSPPPGLQVGALGGPSTELWLIRAPTDFCPESLEGCAVPLDGCGQLQPLGDGDSDGDRRLYRLQGVLGGAGSALLLAPDSPAGPLACAPRFRGCLTITESFGPPPGVPVTVPTPDPPLAKRKKKKKTTTKELLEVPEVSTPGRAAPGEGREHGPGLPQDIGMAPGEPEVPKRKKKRKRERPE, from the exons ATGGAGG ggccgGTGCGGTTCCAGTGTCCCCCCGAGTTCGAGGCAGCgaccccctcgcccccccccgggCTGCAGGTGGGGGCCCTGGGGGGTCCCTCCACTGAGCTCTGGCTCATCCGCGCCCCCACTGACTTCTGCCCCGAGAG CCTGGAGGGCTGCGCGGTGCCACTGGACGGCTgcgggcagctccagcccctcggggacggggacagtgACGGTGACAGGCGGCTCTACAGGCTgcagggagtcctggggggggCCGGCAGCGCTCTCCTCCTGGCCCCCGACTCCCCCGCCGGCCCCCTGGCTTGTGCCCCCCGCTTCCGCGGCTGCCTCACCATCACTGAGAGCTTTGGGCCACCCCCCGGAGTCCCAGTGACTGTCCCCACGCCTGACCCACCCCTCgccaagaggaagaagaagaagaagacgaCGAcgaaggagctgctggaggtgcccgAGGTGTCAACGCCGGGGAGGGCAGCGCCTggcgaggggagggagcacgggcCAGGACTCCCCCAGGACATTGGGATGGCTCCTGGGGAGCCAGAGGTGCCCAAGAGGAAGAAGAAGCGCAAGCGGGAGCGGCCGGAGTGA
- the ERCC1 gene encoding DNA excision repair protein ERCC-1 isoform X2, which produces MEAAADPAPAGKRRRFTLRQEGPADPAVPSLFKPSAARPEPPPVLPPPPPGPSSYAEYVVQQSAAPGAAEPLPASPRPSPAPEPDGPPEGGVPGGGGPGAVPPLPVLKPGAKSSGIVVSPRQRGNPVLKFVRNVPWEFGDIVPDYVLGQSTCALFLSLRYHHLHPDYIHDRLRQLGRSYGLQLLLVQVDKDPHQALKELAKVCILADCTLLLAWSPEEAGRYLETYKAYEQKPPDLLKERVEQDFLSRMTDCLTSVKSVNKTDALSLLTAFGSLAAVVGASREDLSLCPGVGPQKAKRLFDVLHEPFLKVPK; this is translated from the exons ATGGAGGCGGCCGCAGACCCGGCCCCGGCGGGGAAGCGGAGGCGGTTCACGCTGCGGCAGGAGGGTCCCGCCGACCCCGCG gtCCCGTCGCTCTTCAAACCCTCCGCGGCTCGCCCTGAGCCCCCTCCCgtgctccccccgccgcccccggggcccaGCTCCTACGCCGAGTACGTGGTGCAGCAGTCGGCCGCCCCCGGAGCCGCCGAACCGCTCCCGGCTTCACCccggccctccccggcccccgaGCCTGACGGCCCGCCGGAGGGGGGCGtaccgggcgggggcggccccggggccgtgCCCCCCCTGCCCGTGCTCAAGCCGGGTGCCAAGAGCAGCGGCATCGTCGTCAGCCCGCGGCAG CGGGGCAACCCGGTGCTGAAGTTCGTCCGCAACGTCCCCTGGGAGTTTGGTGACATTGTCCCTGACTACGTCCTGGGCCAGAGCACCTGCGCCCTCTTCCTGAG CCTGCGGTACCACCACCTCCACCCCGACTACATCCACGACCGCCTGCGGCAGTTGGGCAGGAGCTacgggctgcagctgctgctggtccAGGTCGAC AAGGACCCGCACCAGGCGCTGAAGGAGCTGGCGAAGGTCTGCATCCTGGCTGACTGCACCCTCCTGCTGGCCTGGAG ccccgaggAGGCCGGGCGGTACCTGGAGACCTACAAGGCCTACGAGCAGAAGCCACCCGACCTGCTGAAGGAGCGGGTGGAGCAGGATTTTCTCTCCCGG ATGACCGACTGCCTGACCAGCGTCAAGTCGGTCAACAAGACGGACGCGCTGAGCCTCCTCACCGCTTTCGGG TCGCTGGCAGCCGTGGTGGGTGCCTCCAGGGAGGACCTGTCCCTCTGCCCCGGCGTCGGGCCCCAGAAG gCCAAGCGGCTCTTCGATGTCCTGCACGAGCCCTTCCTCAAGGTTCCCAAATGA
- the ERCC1 gene encoding DNA excision repair protein ERCC-1 isoform X4 — protein MEAAADPAPAGKRRRFTLRQEGPADPAVPSLFKPSAARPEPPPVLPPPPPGPSSYAEYVVQQSAAPGAAEPLPASPRPSPAPEPDGPPEGGVPGGGGPGAVPPLPVLKPGAKSSGIVVSPRQRGNPVLKFVRNVPWEFGDIVPDYVLGQSTCALFLSLRYHHLHPDYIHDRLRQLGRSYGLQLLLVQVDDPHQALKELAKVCILADCTLLLAWSPEEAGRYLETYKAYEQKPPDLLKERVEQDFLSRMTDCLTSVKSVNKTDALSLLTAFGSLAAVVGASREDLSLCPGVGPQKAKRLFDVLHEPFLKVPK, from the exons ATGGAGGCGGCCGCAGACCCGGCCCCGGCGGGGAAGCGGAGGCGGTTCACGCTGCGGCAGGAGGGTCCCGCCGACCCCGCG gtCCCGTCGCTCTTCAAACCCTCCGCGGCTCGCCCTGAGCCCCCTCCCgtgctccccccgccgcccccggggcccaGCTCCTACGCCGAGTACGTGGTGCAGCAGTCGGCCGCCCCCGGAGCCGCCGAACCGCTCCCGGCTTCACCccggccctccccggcccccgaGCCTGACGGCCCGCCGGAGGGGGGCGtaccgggcgggggcggccccggggccgtgCCCCCCCTGCCCGTGCTCAAGCCGGGTGCCAAGAGCAGCGGCATCGTCGTCAGCCCGCGGCAG CGGGGCAACCCGGTGCTGAAGTTCGTCCGCAACGTCCCCTGGGAGTTTGGTGACATTGTCCCTGACTACGTCCTGGGCCAGAGCACCTGCGCCCTCTTCCTGAG CCTGCGGTACCACCACCTCCACCCCGACTACATCCACGACCGCCTGCGGCAGTTGGGCAGGAGCTacgggctgcagctgctgctggtccAGGTCGAC GACCCGCACCAGGCGCTGAAGGAGCTGGCGAAGGTCTGCATCCTGGCTGACTGCACCCTCCTGCTGGCCTGGAG ccccgaggAGGCCGGGCGGTACCTGGAGACCTACAAGGCCTACGAGCAGAAGCCACCCGACCTGCTGAAGGAGCGGGTGGAGCAGGATTTTCTCTCCCGG ATGACCGACTGCCTGACCAGCGTCAAGTCGGTCAACAAGACGGACGCGCTGAGCCTCCTCACCGCTTTCGGG TCGCTGGCAGCCGTGGTGGGTGCCTCCAGGGAGGACCTGTCCCTCTGCCCCGGCGTCGGGCCCCAGAAG gCCAAGCGGCTCTTCGATGTCCTGCACGAGCCCTTCCTCAAGGTTCCCAAATGA
- the ERCC1 gene encoding DNA excision repair protein ERCC-1 isoform X1, which produces MEAAADPAPAGKRRRFTLRQEGPADPAVPSLFKPSAARPEPPPVLPPPPPGPSSYAEYVVQQSAAPGAAEPLPASPRPSPAPEPDGPPEGGVPGGGGPGAVPPLPVLKPGAKSSGIVVSPRQRGNPVLKFVRNVPWEFGDIVPDYVLGQSTCALFLSLRYHHLHPDYIHDRLRQLGRSYGLQLLLVQVDVKDPHQALKELAKVCILADCTLLLAWSPEEAGRYLETYKAYEQKPPDLLKERVEQDFLSRMTDCLTSVKSVNKTDALSLLTAFGSLAAVVGASREDLSLCPGVGPQKAKRLFDVLHEPFLKVPK; this is translated from the exons ATGGAGGCGGCCGCAGACCCGGCCCCGGCGGGGAAGCGGAGGCGGTTCACGCTGCGGCAGGAGGGTCCCGCCGACCCCGCG gtCCCGTCGCTCTTCAAACCCTCCGCGGCTCGCCCTGAGCCCCCTCCCgtgctccccccgccgcccccggggcccaGCTCCTACGCCGAGTACGTGGTGCAGCAGTCGGCCGCCCCCGGAGCCGCCGAACCGCTCCCGGCTTCACCccggccctccccggcccccgaGCCTGACGGCCCGCCGGAGGGGGGCGtaccgggcgggggcggccccggggccgtgCCCCCCCTGCCCGTGCTCAAGCCGGGTGCCAAGAGCAGCGGCATCGTCGTCAGCCCGCGGCAG CGGGGCAACCCGGTGCTGAAGTTCGTCCGCAACGTCCCCTGGGAGTTTGGTGACATTGTCCCTGACTACGTCCTGGGCCAGAGCACCTGCGCCCTCTTCCTGAG CCTGCGGTACCACCACCTCCACCCCGACTACATCCACGACCGCCTGCGGCAGTTGGGCAGGAGCTacgggctgcagctgctgctggtccAGGTCGACGTG AAGGACCCGCACCAGGCGCTGAAGGAGCTGGCGAAGGTCTGCATCCTGGCTGACTGCACCCTCCTGCTGGCCTGGAG ccccgaggAGGCCGGGCGGTACCTGGAGACCTACAAGGCCTACGAGCAGAAGCCACCCGACCTGCTGAAGGAGCGGGTGGAGCAGGATTTTCTCTCCCGG ATGACCGACTGCCTGACCAGCGTCAAGTCGGTCAACAAGACGGACGCGCTGAGCCTCCTCACCGCTTTCGGG TCGCTGGCAGCCGTGGTGGGTGCCTCCAGGGAGGACCTGTCCCTCTGCCCCGGCGTCGGGCCCCAGAAG gCCAAGCGGCTCTTCGATGTCCTGCACGAGCCCTTCCTCAAGGTTCCCAAATGA
- the ERCC1 gene encoding DNA excision repair protein ERCC-1 isoform X3: MEAAADPAPAGKRRRFTLRQEGPADPAVPSLFKPSAARPEPPPVLPPPPPGPSSYAEYVVQQSAAPGAAEPLPASPRPSPAPEPDGPPEGGVPGGGGPGAVPPLPVLKPGAKSSGIVVSPRQRGNPVLKFVRNVPWEFGDIVPDYVLGQSTCALFLSLRYHHLHPDYIHDRLRQLGRSYGLQLLLVQVDVDPHQALKELAKVCILADCTLLLAWSPEEAGRYLETYKAYEQKPPDLLKERVEQDFLSRMTDCLTSVKSVNKTDALSLLTAFGSLAAVVGASREDLSLCPGVGPQKAKRLFDVLHEPFLKVPK; encoded by the exons ATGGAGGCGGCCGCAGACCCGGCCCCGGCGGGGAAGCGGAGGCGGTTCACGCTGCGGCAGGAGGGTCCCGCCGACCCCGCG gtCCCGTCGCTCTTCAAACCCTCCGCGGCTCGCCCTGAGCCCCCTCCCgtgctccccccgccgcccccggggcccaGCTCCTACGCCGAGTACGTGGTGCAGCAGTCGGCCGCCCCCGGAGCCGCCGAACCGCTCCCGGCTTCACCccggccctccccggcccccgaGCCTGACGGCCCGCCGGAGGGGGGCGtaccgggcgggggcggccccggggccgtgCCCCCCCTGCCCGTGCTCAAGCCGGGTGCCAAGAGCAGCGGCATCGTCGTCAGCCCGCGGCAG CGGGGCAACCCGGTGCTGAAGTTCGTCCGCAACGTCCCCTGGGAGTTTGGTGACATTGTCCCTGACTACGTCCTGGGCCAGAGCACCTGCGCCCTCTTCCTGAG CCTGCGGTACCACCACCTCCACCCCGACTACATCCACGACCGCCTGCGGCAGTTGGGCAGGAGCTacgggctgcagctgctgctggtccAGGTCGACGTG GACCCGCACCAGGCGCTGAAGGAGCTGGCGAAGGTCTGCATCCTGGCTGACTGCACCCTCCTGCTGGCCTGGAG ccccgaggAGGCCGGGCGGTACCTGGAGACCTACAAGGCCTACGAGCAGAAGCCACCCGACCTGCTGAAGGAGCGGGTGGAGCAGGATTTTCTCTCCCGG ATGACCGACTGCCTGACCAGCGTCAAGTCGGTCAACAAGACGGACGCGCTGAGCCTCCTCACCGCTTTCGGG TCGCTGGCAGCCGTGGTGGGTGCCTCCAGGGAGGACCTGTCCCTCTGCCCCGGCGTCGGGCCCCAGAAG gCCAAGCGGCTCTTCGATGTCCTGCACGAGCCCTTCCTCAAGGTTCCCAAATGA